The proteins below are encoded in one region of Diorhabda carinulata isolate Delta chromosome 3, icDioCari1.1, whole genome shotgun sequence:
- the LOC130891825 gene encoding isoleucine--tRNA ligase, mitochondrial, protein MLFKNNIRGINYINKASFCAKSQSSKKYSRTILLPKTQFPLKLNNSKIVERDESVYNSAGFEKLYDWQRAHLSEPEFILHDGPPYANGNSHMGHAINKILKDTILRSKILSGNKVHYIPGWDCHGLPIELKALTGVKEEDPIEIRNKARNFAKEAIETQKGMFKSWGVLGDWKNAYTTYSADYMKLQFRQFFKLYEKNYIYRDVKPVFWSPSSMTALAEAELEYNEKHESTSAYVKVKIIDKPKLEICATKNLYAIIWTTTPWTLPSNQGICYNKVLSYSIVKSSNFQDDLFIMSTDLVDDIAKVLNTTLEVVEVIPGSDLEGIVYQHPLYQDKTHNFISASHVSNTKGTGLVHLAGAHGPDDFLVCRENNLSIVDLIDDTGCYVTEAGPSLKGKYSLTEGNDAVLELVQDNLLHKKIITHSYPYDWRTNKPVIIKASKQWFINTESIKNRAVELLEDVKIFPADRSEIYKNNLIKQIQKRPYWCISRQRKWGVPIPILYNKTLSDVIINEDSISHYCRLVDEVGTDFWWKMNTEELLTENMYQSNDNIVKCEDIMDIWLDSGLSWSKVLDGAKVADMYLEGVDQFTGWFQSSLLTSVALRDKAPYKSIYVHGFAVDQNGIKMSKSLGNVVDPLEITTGKNDKTTYGVDVLRWWVTCHANQHALASVNTNTLDSSAEEVQKIRSVLRFAIGALSDYENENIEKSKLLFIDRYMLHLLYSYHNKALEFMENFQYHKLSNAVINFLTNSVSALYFNSIKDRLYCNIVDSTERRSAQFTLYQILEIVTQSIAPMLPHLVEELYLYFLQKQNTSYFTSEHSKPTDEWKDSKIEKLFDIILLCKRDINKEIGANTTDKVVEIMFAKDVCFYDIKPISNLKELEKQLIDILQVSNVIVTQGDISKSYRINITQSKKHVCPRCRKVNADHDDELCRRCYEAFNYLRSKSSFVIN, encoded by the coding sequence atgtTATTCAAGAATAATATTAGAGGAATAAATTACATCAACAAAGCTTCTTTCTGTGCCAAATCAcaatcttcaaaaaaatatagtagaacgattttattaccaaaaaccCAGTTTCCTTTGAAGTTAAATAACAGTAAAATCGTAGAAAGAGATGAATCTGTGTATAATTCAGCCGGATTCGAAAAGCTTTATGATTGGCAAAGAGCACATTTGTCAGAACCAGAATTTATTTTACATGATGGACCACCTTATGCTAATGGAAATTCACATATGGGACAcgctataaataaaattttgaaagacaCAATTTTACGTAGCAAGATTTTAAGTGGCAATAAAGTCCATTATATACCAGGGTGGGATTGTCATGGACTCCCTATCGAATTAAAAGCTTTAACTGGTGTTAAAGAAGAGGATCCTATTGAAATTCGCAACAAAGCAAGAAATTTCGCAAAAGAAGCTATTGAAACTCAAAAAGGAATGTTTAAGTCATGGGGTGTTTTGGGTGATTGGAAGAATGCATACACCACTTATTCAGCTGACTATATGAAATTACAATttagacaattttttaaattatatgaaaaaaactatatttacaGAGATGTTAAGCCGGTATTTTGGTCTCCTTCATCAATGACAGCATTAGCAGAGGCAGAATTGGAATATAATGAGAAACATGAAAGTACTAGTGCATATGTCAAggtgaaaattattgataaaccCAAATTAGAGATTTGTGCAACTAAAAATCTTTATGCAATTATTTGGACAACCACTCCTTGGACTCTACCTTCCAATCAGGGTATCTGTTATAATAAGGTTTTGTCGTATTCCATAGTGAAATCATCTAATTTCCAAGATGACTTGTTCATAATGTCAACAGATTTAGTCGATGACATTGCAAAGGTGTTGAATACTACTTTAGAAGTTGTAGAAGTTATTCCAGGTAGTGACTTAGAAGGAATCGTTTATCAACATCCTTTATATCAAGATAAAACACATAACTTCATTTCTGCATCCCACGTAAGTAATACCAAAGGTACAGGCTTGGTACATTTAGCTGGAGCACATGGACCAGACGATTTTTTAGTTTGCCgtgaaaataatttgagtatAGTAGATCTAATAGATGATACAGGGTGTTATGTAACAGAAGCTGGACCTTCATTAAAAGGCAAATATTCATTAACCGAAGGTAATGATGCAGTATTGGAGCTAGTTCAAGATAATTTAttgcacaaaaaaattattacacatTCTTATCCATATGATTGGCGAACTAATAAACCTGTTATTATTAAGGCTAGTAAACAGTGGTTCATTAATACAGAATCAATCAAAAACAGAGCTGTGGAACTGTTAGAAGATGTGAAAATTTTTCCAGCAGATAGAagtgaaatatacaaaaataatttgattaaacaaATCCAAAAGAGACCGTATTGGTGTATATCCAGGCAAAGAAAGTGGGGAGTTCCTATACCCATTCTATACAATAAAACATTGTCTGATGTAATAATTAATGAAGATAGTATCAGTCATTATTGTAGGCTTGTAGATGAAGTGGGAACTGATTTTTGGTGGAAGATGAATACAGAAGAACTTTTAACAGAAAATATGTATCAATCTAATGACAACATTGTCAAATGTGAAGATATAATGGATATTTGGTTGGATAGTGGTTTATCTTGGAGTAAAGTATTAGATGGTGCAAAAGTAGCAGATATGTATTTAGAAGGTGTAGACCAATTTACAGGTTGGTTTCAATCCTCCCTTCTTACATCTGTAGCACTTAGGGATAAAGCACCTTATAAATCAATATATGTTCACGGTTTCGCAGTTGACCAAAATGgaattaaaatgtcaaaatctCTAGGAAACGTCGTTGACCCTTTAGAAATTACCACtggtaaaaatgataaaactacTTATGGGGTTGATGTGCTGAGATGGTGGGTTACTTGTCATGCAAATCAACATGCATTAGCAAGTGTTAATACAAACACTTTGGATTCTAGTGCCGAGGAAGTTCAAAAGATTAGAAGCGTACTTCGATTTGCTATAGGAGCTTTAAGTGATTAcgaaaatgaaaacattgagaaGTCCAAACTGTTGTTTATTGATAGATATATGTTACACTTGTTGTATAGCTACCACAATAAAGCTTTAGAATTCATGGAGAACTTCCAGTACCACAAATTATCTAATGCAGTTATAAACTTTCTCACAAATTCTGTATCTGCTTTGTACTTTAATAGTATAAAAGATCGTCTTTATTGTAATATTGTTGACAGTACAGAGAGAAGATCTGCTCAGTTTACACTGTACCAAATACTTGAAATTGTAACTCAATCCATAGCCCCTATGTTACCACATTTAGTCGAggaattatatttatattttcttcaaaaacaaaacacctcaTATTTTACAAGCGAGCATTCGAAGCCTACTGATGAATGGAAAGAttcgaaaattgaaaagttatttgatataattttgttatgcAAACGTGATATTAATAAGGAAATTGGGGCAAATACTACTGATAAAGTTGTCGAGATTATGTTTGCTAAAGATGTGtgtttttatgatataaaacCAATAAGCAATTTAAAAGAATTAGAAAAGCAActtattgatattttgcaaGTATCCAATGTGATTGTTACACAAGGTGATATAAGTAAAAGTTATCGAATCAACATAACGCAAAGTAAAAAACACGTTTGTCCAAGATGTAGAAAAGTCAATGCTGACCATGATGATGAATTATGCAGGAGATGCTATGAAGCATTCAATTATTTGAGAAGTAAATCTTCATTTgttattaactga
- the LOC130891840 gene encoding CST complex subunit STN1-like, translating into MENNTIPEESNKWLIIKNEQGFVKTATCEKNETQVYDKTRDWVVTECDSNSHKFNGNIMVSKNIAKFFIRDFLDAKEVNGCFIHKNIEFTSVYICGQVVDKYASSEYYFIDVDDGTSSIKCLISMSNLAYMKQSNKGLETCRSWMEENKHTETCLLKAARVLMSSFDYMQRSIPDFHELQLGDTVQIIGTLRQYTHGRNVFIKRINRELYNPLIFMSHLEEMIYLYREVYSQE; encoded by the exons atggagaacaataCAATTCCTGAAGAATCTAATa aatGGCTGATCATTAAAAATGAACAAGGATTTGTTAAAACAGCTActtgtgaaaaaaatgaaactcaAGTATATGATAAAACAAGAG attgGGTAGTTACTGAATGTGATTCAAATAGCCACAAGTTTAATGGAAATATAATGGTCTCAAAAAATATAGCGAAATTCTTTATAAGAGATTTTTTGGATGCTAAAGAAGTAAATGGTTgctttattcataaaaatattgaatttacgTCTGTGTACATTTGTGGCCAAGTGGTTGATAAATATGCAAGTTCGGAGTATTACTTCATAGATG tGGATGATGGTACAAGTTCAATTAAATGTTTAATATCAATGAGTAATTTAGCTTACATGAAGCAATCAAATAAAGGTTTAGAAACATGTAGAAGCTGGATGGAAGAAAATAAACACACTGAAACTTGTTTACTAAAGGCAGCTAGAGTTTTAATGTCTTCTTTTGATTATATGCAGAGATCTATACCAGATTTCCATGAATTACAACTAGGAGATACT gTTCAAATAATTGGTACATTAAGGCAATATACACATGgtagaaatgtatttattaaaagaatCAACAGAGAGTTATACAATCCTCTTATTTTTATGTCACATTTAgaagaaatgatttatttatatcgtGAAGTGTACAGTCAAGAATAA